The Buttiauxella selenatireducens genome has a window encoding:
- a CDS encoding ABC transporter permease codes for MAMSLSVDLPQHGFLRQLLSRPVTTFAATVLVILIFSSAFAPWIAPFDPAKLSIMQRLSAPDLTHLLGTDELGRDVFSRLLFAGRTSLLVGVAVVLFASCFGVLLGLLAGYFRRLDAPVSRLIDAMMAFPDILLAIALVAALGPSATNVVIALGIVYAPRLARVIRASTLVLRELPYVEAAKALAVPTHVILRRHILRNLTSPLLVQGTFIFANAILAEAGLSFLGVGISPDIPTWGTMISQGRQYIDAAGWIMLFPGIAIVLTVLSLQLLGDGLRDLLDPRLAKGI; via the coding sequence ATGGCTATGTCACTTTCTGTCGATTTGCCCCAGCATGGATTTCTGCGGCAGTTACTGTCACGCCCGGTGACAACGTTTGCCGCCACCGTACTGGTTATCCTGATTTTCTCGTCGGCATTTGCGCCGTGGATTGCACCCTTTGATCCAGCCAAATTGTCCATTATGCAGCGATTGTCGGCACCGGATTTGACCCATCTACTGGGTACCGACGAATTGGGGCGTGATGTGTTCTCACGTTTGCTATTTGCCGGACGCACCTCGTTACTGGTGGGCGTCGCCGTCGTGCTGTTCGCCTCATGCTTTGGTGTTTTGCTCGGATTGTTGGCGGGATATTTCCGCCGGCTTGATGCACCCGTATCGAGACTGATCGACGCCATGATGGCGTTCCCGGATATTTTGCTGGCGATTGCGCTGGTGGCGGCCTTGGGGCCGTCGGCTACCAACGTGGTGATCGCGTTGGGGATTGTTTATGCCCCACGCCTGGCGCGAGTCATTCGGGCCTCCACGCTGGTACTACGTGAATTGCCTTATGTTGAGGCCGCGAAAGCGCTCGCGGTGCCGACTCACGTTATTTTGCGTCGCCATATTCTGCGCAACCTCACCTCGCCGCTACTGGTACAGGGCACATTTATCTTTGCTAATGCCATTCTCGCCGAAGCAGGTTTGTCATTTCTCGGCGTGGGTATCTCTCCGGATATTCCGACCTGGGGCACCATGATCAGCCAGGGACGTCAGTACATTGATGCCGCAGGCTGGATCATGTTGTTTCCTGGCATTGCCATTGTGCTGACGGTGCTCTCGCTACAACTGCTGGGCGACGGGCTGCGTGACTTACTCGATCCACGACTTGCGAAAGGTATCTGA
- the puuD gene encoding gamma-glutamyl-gamma-aminobutyrate hydrolase: MGNIFDKPVIGVVMCRNRLKGHQTQTLQEKYLNAVLNAGGLPIALPHALAEPELLNALLPKLDGIFLPGSPSNVQPHLYGENGDEPDADPGRDELSLALINAGLERRIPIFAICRGLQELVVATGGTLYRRLCDQPEFLEHREDPELSVEQQYAPSHEVQVQQGGLLSKLIPGCNTFWVNSLHGQGAKTLGPLLRVEARSQDGLVEAASIHDHPFALGVQWHPEWNSSEYALSRMLLEGFITACQNHLAEKQRL; the protein is encoded by the coding sequence ATGGGCAATATATTTGACAAGCCGGTTATCGGTGTAGTGATGTGCAGGAACAGGCTTAAGGGTCACCAGACCCAGACGTTGCAAGAAAAGTACCTTAATGCCGTATTAAATGCCGGCGGTTTGCCGATTGCTCTGCCACATGCGCTGGCGGAGCCGGAACTCCTGAATGCTTTGCTGCCCAAACTCGATGGCATCTTCCTGCCAGGCAGCCCCAGTAACGTGCAGCCGCACCTGTATGGTGAAAACGGCGATGAGCCTGACGCCGATCCCGGGCGTGACGAACTGAGCCTGGCGTTAATTAACGCGGGTCTGGAAAGGCGCATCCCCATTTTCGCCATCTGTCGTGGATTGCAGGAACTTGTTGTTGCAACGGGAGGGACTCTGTATCGTCGCCTGTGCGATCAACCAGAGTTTTTGGAACACCGTGAAGATCCAGAGCTTTCGGTGGAGCAACAGTACGCTCCATCTCATGAAGTCCAGGTTCAGCAAGGAGGATTGCTTTCAAAGCTAATACCGGGTTGCAACACGTTTTGGGTGAACTCGTTACATGGACAAGGCGCGAAAACACTGGGCCCATTGCTGCGCGTGGAAGCACGCTCACAGGATGGTCTGGTTGAAGCGGCCAGTATTCACGATCACCCGTTCGCTCTGGGTGTGCAATGGCATCCTGAATGGAACAGTAGCGAATACGCGCTGTCGCGTATGTTGCTTGAAGGTTTTATCACCGCTTGTCAGAACCATCTCGCTGAAAAGCAGCGGCTCTGA
- a CDS encoding amidohydrolase/deacetylase family metallohydrolase produces MNTINHPTQSSGLLIKSVKPIGFVQTPMVSPAGTLDILIGADGQVKQAAAEIAAAPGLREINGQGRWISPGWTDLHTHIWYGGTDISIKPETCGLARGVTTLVDAGSAGEATFHGMRELIIEKANEDIFAFLNLGSIGLVACNRVSELTDLSSVNIDRIVATVEANRDLIVGLKVRASGTITRGWDIAPVKLAKKLGKVLKLPLMVHVGEPLPLYDDVLRTLGEGDIITHCFNGKVGGSIMEDEDLYQLVEESRDRGIILDVGHGGASFSFDVAKAALSNRLLPHTISTDIHNRSMSRSVWDMPTTMSKLLSLGMSHEEVIVASSVTPRKAINRPYNDLLKPGVRANFTLYELNDSDLVVQDSKGIPSALTQVFDPVFAVLGSNAWDAQRYQPETAHQGCPNCGCAR; encoded by the coding sequence ATGAATACAATAAACCACCCGACTCAATCCTCTGGCCTGCTGATTAAATCAGTTAAACCCATCGGCTTTGTACAGACACCGATGGTCAGCCCGGCAGGAACGCTTGATATTTTGATTGGCGCAGATGGCCAGGTAAAGCAGGCCGCTGCTGAAATTGCCGCCGCCCCAGGCCTGCGCGAGATTAATGGCCAGGGACGCTGGATTTCCCCAGGCTGGACCGATTTGCACACCCATATCTGGTACGGCGGTACCGATATTTCGATTAAGCCCGAAACCTGCGGTCTTGCGCGTGGGGTCACCACGCTGGTGGACGCCGGTTCTGCGGGTGAAGCCACGTTCCACGGAATGCGCGAGCTGATTATTGAGAAAGCGAATGAAGATATTTTCGCCTTCCTGAATCTGGGGTCTATTGGCCTGGTGGCCTGTAACCGCGTCAGCGAATTAACCGATCTGAGTTCAGTCAATATCGATCGCATTGTGGCGACCGTGGAAGCGAATCGGGATTTGATAGTCGGGCTGAAGGTTAGAGCCAGCGGAACCATCACCCGTGGCTGGGATATTGCGCCCGTGAAGCTTGCGAAAAAACTCGGCAAAGTGCTGAAACTGCCGTTAATGGTACATGTTGGCGAACCGCTGCCGCTGTATGACGATGTGCTGCGTACATTGGGTGAGGGCGACATTATCACCCACTGTTTTAACGGCAAAGTCGGTGGTTCGATTATGGAAGATGAGGATCTTTATCAACTGGTCGAAGAGTCCCGCGATCGCGGCATTATTCTGGATGTCGGCCATGGTGGAGCCTCATTCTCTTTTGATGTGGCCAAAGCGGCGCTGAGTAACCGCTTGTTACCACACACCATTTCCACGGATATTCACAACCGTTCCATGAGCCGTTCGGTATGGGATATGCCCACCACCATGTCCAAACTGCTTTCATTGGGGATGTCGCATGAAGAGGTGATTGTGGCCTCAAGCGTGACGCCTCGCAAAGCGATCAATCGCCCGTATAACGATCTGTTAAAACCAGGGGTGCGAGCCAATTTCACTCTGTATGAACTTAATGATTCGGATCTGGTAGTACAGGATTCAAAAGGTATTCCCAGCGCATTAACACAGGTTTTTGATCCGGTCTTTGCGGTACTGGGCTCGAATGCCTGGGATGCGCAGCGCTATCAACCGGAAACCGCGCATCAGGGTTGCCCCAACTGCGGGTGCGCACGATGA
- a CDS encoding APC family permease: MATNSPVEVPSQAGKPQLRKSLKLWQVVVMGLAYLTPMSVFDTFGIVSGISNGHVPASYILALAGVLFTAVSYGKLVRQFPQAGSAYTYAQKSISPHVGFMVGWSSLLDYLFLPMINVLLAKIYLSALFPEVPPWIWVIGFVVILTVANLKSVNLVANFNTLFVLVQVCIMVVFIILVVQGLHKGEGVGTVWTLQPFISQNAHLIPIITGATIVCFSFLGFDAVTTLSEETPDAARTIPKAIFLTAVYGGIIFIAASFFMQLFFPDISRFKNPDAALPEIALYVGGKLFQSIFLCTTFVNTLASGLASHASVSRLLYVMGRDNVFPEKYFGYVHPKWRTPALNVVMVGIVSLSALFFDLVTATALINFGALVAFTFVNLSVFNHFWRREGRNKTWKDKLNYLIMPLIGAATVAVLWINLEQTSLTLGLVWAAVGLVYLGWLTGRFRKPPPQFDGAKAERVWE; encoded by the coding sequence ATGGCGACTAACTCACCTGTCGAGGTTCCATCACAAGCGGGTAAACCGCAACTGCGTAAATCTTTAAAACTGTGGCAAGTGGTGGTGATGGGCCTGGCCTATCTCACGCCGATGTCCGTGTTTGACACCTTCGGCATTGTCTCGGGTATCAGCAATGGGCATGTGCCGGCTTCTTATATTCTTGCCCTGGCAGGCGTGTTGTTTACCGCTGTGAGCTACGGAAAACTGGTTCGCCAGTTTCCGCAAGCAGGCTCCGCCTATACCTACGCGCAAAAATCTATAAGCCCACATGTTGGTTTTATGGTGGGCTGGTCGTCGCTACTGGATTATCTTTTCCTCCCGATGATCAACGTGCTGCTGGCAAAAATTTACCTGTCCGCACTATTCCCTGAGGTTCCACCGTGGATCTGGGTCATCGGCTTTGTGGTCATTCTCACGGTAGCAAACCTGAAAAGCGTGAATTTGGTGGCAAACTTTAACACGCTGTTTGTACTGGTTCAGGTTTGTATCATGGTGGTGTTTATCATCCTGGTGGTGCAAGGGCTTCATAAAGGGGAGGGCGTGGGAACCGTCTGGACGTTACAACCTTTTATCAGCCAGAACGCGCATTTGATTCCGATAATCACCGGAGCCACGATAGTCTGCTTCTCGTTCCTGGGTTTTGATGCGGTCACGACACTTTCGGAAGAGACTCCGGATGCGGCTCGCACCATTCCAAAAGCTATCTTCCTGACTGCCGTCTATGGCGGGATTATCTTTATTGCGGCTTCGTTCTTTATGCAGTTGTTCTTCCCGGATATCAGTCGCTTTAAAAATCCAGATGCGGCGCTACCGGAAATTGCATTGTACGTGGGTGGCAAGTTGTTCCAGTCGATCTTCCTGTGTACGACCTTCGTCAATACACTGGCTTCCGGGCTGGCGTCACACGCCAGTGTTTCACGTCTGTTGTATGTGATGGGGCGTGACAACGTCTTCCCGGAAAAATACTTCGGTTACGTACACCCGAAATGGCGCACGCCAGCGCTAAATGTGGTGATGGTTGGCATCGTGTCTCTGTCGGCGCTGTTCTTCGACCTGGTGACCGCTACAGCATTAATTAACTTTGGTGCGCTGGTGGCGTTTACGTTTGTGAACCTTTCAGTATTCAACCACTTCTGGCGTCGGGAAGGCCGCAATAAGACCTGGAAAGATAAACTCAACTATCTGATTATGCCGCTGATTGGCGCGGCGACGGTGGCGGTGCTGTGGATCAACCTTGAACAGACGTCATTGACGCTGGGTCTGGTTTGGGCGGCAGTCGGACTTGTGTACCTGGGCTGGCTCACGGGGCGTTTTCGCAAGCCGCCACCGCAGTTCGACGGAGCGAAAGCGGAACGGGTATGGGAGTAA
- a CDS encoding RidA family protein, which yields MSTPYQQLASLGITLPDSPAPIANFVSHVKVGNLLFLSGQGPVEADGFKHTGKVGATVSVEQAYQHAQLTGINLLAVTHEALGDLGRVTKIVKVLGMVNAESEFKEHPGVINGCSDLLVNVFGDKGVHARSAVGFASLPDQITVEIEAIIAFE from the coding sequence ATGTCGACACCGTATCAACAGCTCGCAAGTCTCGGGATCACGTTACCGGACTCGCCCGCACCGATTGCCAATTTTGTCTCCCACGTGAAGGTGGGGAATTTGCTGTTTTTGTCCGGGCAAGGGCCAGTCGAAGCCGATGGCTTTAAACATACCGGCAAAGTCGGCGCGACGGTTTCTGTCGAGCAGGCATACCAGCACGCGCAGCTCACCGGTATTAATTTACTGGCAGTGACCCACGAAGCGTTGGGCGATTTAGGCCGCGTCACAAAAATCGTGAAAGTGCTCGGTATGGTCAATGCCGAAAGCGAGTTCAAAGAACACCCCGGTGTCATTAACGGGTGCTCTGATTTACTGGTCAATGTATTTGGCGATAAAGGCGTTCATGCCCGTTCTGCCGTGGGTTTTGCTTCACTTCCCGATCAAATCACCGTGGAAATCGAAGCGATTATTGCTTTTGAATAA
- a CDS encoding ABC transporter substrate-binding protein, translating into MLAKLALLSLFITTSMSAVAAPTPMPEKGGVINVAIIGEPPTLDPMASTTDLVGTISQHIFETLYTFDARWQIVPLLADALPTISDEGKTYLIPLRKGVTFHDGSPMTAQDVVASLQRWESIASRGRQTATLITDISAPDENSVKITLKTPYAPLLALLSLNNSAAVILPQAEAKQNPLTTFTGTGPYQLKAHKPDQYIQLVRYDGYHGREGEPQGYGGARKQYLDEIRFVPVPDPNTRIEGAVSGQFSYVDSLPVESFNRIKSGKDRPVVLKPMGWPVFVMNTKQGVTANLKIRQAIQAALVPQDMLAAAFGSPEFFEVDGAMYPKGNIWHTEAGTEAYKPAGDMAKAQSLLREANYQGQTLRILTSRQYEFHYKMAQVAQAYLEAAGFKVKLDVQEWASLTQNRANPEKWDIYISHSPFLPDPSLSGVMSDTSPGWWTSDKKHAALTAFNSETDATKRVALWANVQTVINEEVPIYKVGNFNSLSAQAPVLQGVTPAPWPYFWNAWLAK; encoded by the coding sequence ATGCTTGCAAAATTGGCTTTGTTATCTCTGTTTATCACCACCTCGATGAGCGCCGTTGCTGCTCCAACCCCGATGCCGGAAAAAGGAGGGGTGATTAATGTCGCGATAATCGGTGAGCCACCGACGCTCGATCCGATGGCGTCGACGACGGATCTCGTGGGGACTATTTCCCAACATATCTTTGAAACCCTCTACACCTTTGATGCCAGGTGGCAAATTGTTCCACTGCTCGCCGATGCGCTGCCGACAATAAGCGATGAGGGTAAAACTTACCTGATCCCCCTGCGCAAAGGTGTCACTTTCCACGATGGTTCACCAATGACCGCGCAAGACGTGGTGGCGTCTTTACAGCGCTGGGAAAGTATTGCCAGTCGGGGCCGACAAACCGCGACGCTGATTACTGATATCAGCGCACCGGATGAAAATAGCGTCAAAATCACGCTCAAAACCCCGTATGCGCCATTGCTTGCACTGCTCTCATTGAACAACTCCGCCGCGGTAATTTTGCCGCAGGCTGAGGCGAAGCAAAACCCACTCACCACGTTCACCGGCACGGGTCCTTATCAGCTGAAAGCCCATAAACCCGATCAATATATTCAACTGGTGCGCTATGACGGCTATCACGGCCGGGAAGGGGAACCACAGGGATATGGCGGTGCACGCAAACAGTATCTCGATGAGATCCGTTTTGTGCCTGTGCCGGACCCGAATACTCGCATTGAAGGCGCGGTATCCGGACAGTTCAGCTATGTGGATTCGCTCCCGGTTGAGTCGTTTAACCGTATTAAATCAGGTAAAGACCGCCCGGTGGTGCTCAAACCGATGGGCTGGCCAGTCTTTGTGATGAATACCAAACAAGGCGTGACGGCAAATCTGAAGATCCGCCAGGCCATCCAGGCCGCACTGGTCCCGCAGGACATGTTGGCCGCCGCCTTTGGTTCACCTGAGTTTTTTGAAGTTGATGGTGCGATGTATCCCAAAGGGAATATCTGGCATACCGAAGCGGGTACTGAAGCTTATAAACCCGCAGGCGACATGGCAAAAGCACAAAGCCTGCTGCGCGAGGCGAATTATCAGGGCCAGACACTACGCATTTTGACCAGCCGCCAGTACGAGTTTCATTACAAGATGGCGCAGGTAGCTCAGGCTTATCTGGAGGCTGCGGGCTTCAAAGTGAAACTCGATGTCCAGGAGTGGGCCTCGTTAACCCAGAATCGTGCTAACCCAGAGAAATGGGATATTTACATCAGCCACAGCCCGTTCCTCCCCGATCCTTCGCTCAGTGGTGTGATGTCTGATACTTCACCTGGCTGGTGGACGAGTGACAAAAAGCACGCGGCGCTAACGGCGTTTAACAGTGAAACCGACGCCACAAAACGCGTGGCATTGTGGGCCAACGTTCAGACAGTCATCAATGAAGAAGTCCCGATTTACAAAGTCGGAAACTTTAACTCTCTTTCGGCCCAGGCACCTGTGCTGCAAGGGGTGACGCCTGCGCCATGGCCCTATTTCTGGAATGCCTGGCTGGCTAAATAA
- a CDS encoding ABC transporter permease → MLRSTLNRFFGMAVVMLLVMTIVFIIVRVTPGDPAAVMLGPDALPADIAALRERLGLNLPLFSQFIQYLTGLAHGDLGESIFLNIPVGEALLQRAEPTFFLTLMALTVATLLAIPVGILSAYYRNSWFDQLATAVSMFSASIPSFWLGLIFIQYFAVRLGWFDTSGYGGPDASFQERIAHLILPAASLGAVCSSLIMRFTRASMLDVLNDDYVRTARAKGMSECRVVVHHAFKNALIPVLTVIGLTAALLISGAIVTETVFGLPGVGSLTVSAVLRRDYPVIQGTLLVVSGLYVLMNFLIDMLYLVVDPRVRY, encoded by the coding sequence ATGTTACGTTCAACGCTAAACCGGTTTTTCGGCATGGCCGTGGTGATGCTGCTGGTGATGACCATCGTGTTTATCATTGTGCGCGTCACGCCTGGCGATCCGGCCGCCGTTATGCTCGGGCCTGATGCACTGCCTGCGGATATCGCTGCACTGCGCGAGCGCCTGGGGCTGAATCTGCCGCTCTTTTCACAGTTTATTCAATACCTGACGGGACTGGCACATGGCGATCTTGGGGAATCCATATTTCTGAATATTCCGGTGGGAGAGGCGTTATTACAGCGTGCGGAACCGACCTTTTTCCTCACGCTGATGGCACTAACCGTCGCCACGTTGCTGGCTATCCCGGTAGGAATACTTTCTGCCTATTACCGGAATTCGTGGTTTGACCAACTGGCGACGGCGGTTTCCATGTTTTCGGCAAGTATCCCGTCATTCTGGCTTGGACTGATTTTTATTCAGTACTTCGCGGTGCGACTCGGCTGGTTCGATACGTCTGGATACGGTGGGCCAGACGCCTCGTTTCAGGAGCGTATTGCGCATCTTATTTTGCCAGCAGCCTCGCTGGGGGCGGTGTGTTCGTCGCTGATTATGCGCTTTACGCGCGCCAGTATGCTCGATGTACTCAATGATGATTATGTTCGTACAGCCCGTGCGAAAGGGATGTCGGAATGCCGTGTCGTTGTCCATCACGCCTTCAAAAACGCGCTGATCCCGGTGTTAACCGTGATTGGCCTGACCGCCGCTTTACTGATTTCAGGGGCGATTGTCACCGAAACGGTGTTTGGCCTGCCAGGCGTCGGTAGCCTGACGGTGTCTGCGGTACTGCGCCGTGACTATCCGGTGATTCAGGGAACGTTGCTGGTGGTTTCGGGACTGTATGTGTTGATGAATTTTCTTATCGACATGCTCTATCTGGTCGTTGATCCGAGGGTTCGTTACTGA
- a CDS encoding ABC transporter ATP-binding protein: protein MTEPLLQVVNLCQHFPAKAGRTVYAVNDISFTIKRGSTVGLVGESGSGKTTAGRSLLRLVEPTSGQIHFDGVDLLALSRKEMNRWRQKMQIIFQDPYSSLNPRMKVSDIIGEALDTCGYPKGEKRAARIEELLMRVGLQPEHATRYPHEFSGGQRQRIGIARAIAVEPDFIVADEPVSALDVSVQAQILNLLSELQQSLGLTLLFIAHDLSVVEYLCDEVIVMYLGRIMEQGPCHEVYRHPRHPYTQALLSAAPVPDPTHKKPRIVLKGDIPSPIDPPSGCVFRTRCQYATEACARELPSAHTLDNGHVVHCLHHALIPSSPR, encoded by the coding sequence ATGACAGAGCCGTTGCTGCAGGTGGTTAACTTATGCCAGCACTTTCCTGCCAAAGCGGGGCGCACCGTTTACGCAGTGAATGACATCTCCTTTACTATCAAACGCGGCAGCACGGTGGGTCTGGTGGGGGAATCCGGCTCCGGGAAAACTACCGCCGGGCGCTCTCTGTTGCGTCTTGTTGAACCGACTTCCGGGCAGATCCATTTTGATGGTGTTGATTTGCTCGCACTCTCCAGAAAAGAGATGAACCGCTGGCGACAAAAAATGCAGATCATTTTTCAGGACCCGTATTCCAGCCTGAATCCCCGCATGAAAGTCAGCGATATTATCGGCGAAGCGCTGGATACCTGCGGCTATCCGAAAGGGGAAAAACGGGCAGCCCGCATTGAAGAGTTGCTGATGCGAGTGGGCTTACAACCGGAACACGCCACACGTTACCCCCATGAGTTTTCAGGCGGGCAGCGGCAGCGTATCGGTATTGCGCGCGCCATCGCGGTGGAGCCTGATTTTATTGTCGCGGATGAACCCGTTTCTGCGCTGGATGTCTCTGTGCAGGCGCAGATACTCAACTTGTTAAGTGAGCTACAGCAGTCGCTGGGGCTTACGCTGCTGTTTATCGCCCATGATCTCAGCGTGGTGGAGTATTTATGCGATGAGGTGATTGTGATGTATCTCGGGCGGATTATGGAACAAGGGCCGTGCCACGAGGTATATCGTCACCCTCGTCATCCGTACACTCAGGCGTTGCTTTCCGCCGCCCCCGTTCCAGATCCAACGCACAAAAAACCACGAATTGTGCTGAAAGGCGATATTCCCAGTCCTATTGATCCCCCCAGTGGCTGCGTGTTCCGCACCCGCTGTCAGTACGCCACCGAGGCGTGTGCCCGCGAGCTTCCATCTGCGCACACGCTAGACAATGGTCATGTGGTGCACTGCCTGCATCATGCGTTAATCCCGTCATCGCCACGTTAA
- a CDS encoding glutamine synthetase family protein, with protein METNIVEVENFVQHSEERRSSAFAREVKTYLERYPNTQYVDVLLTDLNGCFRGKRIPVSSLRKIEKGCYFPASVFAMDILGNVVEEAGLGQELGEPDHNCVPVLGTLTPSAADPEFIGQVQLTMLDEDGAPFDVEPRNVLNRLWQQLRQRGLFPVVAVELEFYLLDRQRDTEGYLQPPCAPGTNDRNTQSQVYSVDNLNHFADVLTDIDDLACLQLIPADGAVAEASPGQFEINLHHTDNVLDACDDALALKRLVRTVAEKHKMHATFMAKPYEEHAGSGMHIHISILNAKGENVLADADGEDSALLKKILAGMIDLMPASMALLAPNVNSYRRFQPGMYVPTQASWGHNNRTVALRIPCGDRDNHRVEYRVAGADANPYLVMASILAGILHGLNNDLPLHEEVEGNGLEQEGLPFPIRQSDALWEFMQNDSLRELMGERFSHVFHACKNDELIQFERLITETEIEWMLKNA; from the coding sequence ATGGAAACCAATATCGTAGAAGTTGAGAATTTTGTTCAGCATTCCGAAGAAAGACGAAGTAGCGCGTTTGCCCGTGAAGTAAAGACGTATCTCGAACGCTATCCAAATACCCAATATGTTGATGTTTTGCTCACTGACCTGAACGGTTGCTTCCGCGGAAAGCGCATTCCGGTTTCCAGCCTGCGTAAAATAGAGAAGGGCTGCTACTTCCCAGCCTCTGTTTTCGCGATGGATATTCTTGGCAATGTGGTTGAAGAAGCCGGGCTGGGCCAGGAATTAGGTGAACCGGATCACAACTGTGTACCGGTGCTGGGTACCTTAACCCCGTCAGCGGCGGACCCGGAATTTATCGGTCAGGTGCAGCTAACGATGCTTGATGAAGATGGCGCTCCCTTTGACGTTGAGCCGCGGAACGTGCTTAACCGACTCTGGCAGCAATTGCGCCAGCGCGGTCTGTTCCCCGTGGTAGCGGTAGAGCTGGAGTTCTATTTACTTGACCGTCAACGTGACACCGAAGGGTATTTGCAGCCGCCGTGCGCGCCGGGCACCAATGACCGTAACACTCAGAGCCAGGTTTACTCCGTTGATAACCTTAACCATTTCGCCGATGTATTGACCGATATCGACGATCTGGCGTGCCTGCAATTGATTCCGGCTGATGGTGCGGTAGCCGAAGCATCTCCAGGTCAGTTCGAAATTAACCTGCATCACACCGATAACGTGCTTGATGCCTGCGACGATGCGCTGGCGTTAAAACGCCTGGTGCGCACGGTGGCGGAAAAACACAAAATGCACGCCACTTTTATGGCGAAACCGTATGAAGAGCACGCCGGCAGCGGGATGCACATTCATATCAGCATCCTGAATGCGAAAGGTGAGAACGTGCTGGCGGACGCCGATGGCGAAGATTCAGCCCTGCTCAAGAAAATTCTTGCCGGGATGATAGACCTGATGCCTGCATCTATGGCGTTGTTAGCGCCAAACGTAAACTCCTACCGTCGTTTCCAGCCCGGTATGTATGTGCCAACTCAGGCTTCATGGGGGCATAACAACCGTACTGTTGCACTGCGCATCCCTTGTGGCGATCGTGACAATCACCGTGTCGAGTACCGCGTTGCAGGTGCAGATGCCAACCCTTATCTGGTAATGGCATCCATCCTCGCGGGCATTTTGCATGGTCTTAATAACGATTTGCCGCTGCATGAAGAAGTGGAAGGTAATGGGCTTGAGCAAGAAGGGCTGCCGTTCCCGATTCGCCAGAGTGATGCACTGTGGGAGTTCATGCAAAACGATAGCCTGCGCGAACTGATGGGCGAGCGCTTCAGTCATGTGTTCCACGCCTGTAAGAACGATGAGTTGATTCAGTTTGAGCGTTTGATCACAGAAACTGAAATTGAGTGGATGCTGAAAAACGCGTGA
- a CDS encoding aminotransferase class V-fold PLP-dependent enzyme, which yields MSRSDIRERLQLRPVINVAGTMTYLGSSIVVPEAIEAMNQILPEFVEMADLQRHASKVISRLTGSEAGFITTSCASGISMAVAGCMTGDDLLAIEKLPHYRGGKNEVIVQAGHLVNFGAPVEQAIRLTGAEVVSIGQATSCAPYQFEGAITERTAAAVYVISHHAVHYGQLPLPLFCEIAHRHGVPVIVDAASEYDLRRFLAEGADIVLYSGHKFLGGPTSGIVAGHKDRVRHAWLQNRGLARGMKVGKENIIGALAALEAWEKRDHQGIRLREKQILQLWENGLAGRVGVSVSQEADPTDNPLDRCKIALNPELARITAWDFAAELAAGSPPIIVRDHLVEHGYLYLDPCNLHPEEEHIVLKRIIEVLDQAANAPTARVTSWQERVASKQKALLQWPD from the coding sequence GTGAGCCGTTCCGATATCAGAGAGCGTTTGCAGTTACGCCCAGTGATTAATGTTGCGGGCACCATGACCTATTTAGGGTCGTCGATTGTGGTACCCGAGGCCATTGAGGCAATGAATCAGATACTGCCTGAATTTGTCGAGATGGCAGATTTACAGCGCCATGCGAGTAAAGTGATTTCCCGATTAACGGGCAGCGAAGCGGGTTTTATCACCACCTCCTGCGCCTCAGGGATTTCCATGGCGGTGGCGGGTTGTATGACGGGCGATGATCTGCTGGCTATTGAAAAACTGCCGCATTATCGCGGTGGCAAAAATGAAGTGATTGTTCAGGCCGGGCACCTGGTGAATTTCGGTGCACCGGTTGAGCAAGCTATTCGCCTGACCGGTGCCGAGGTGGTCAGCATCGGACAGGCGACAAGCTGTGCGCCTTATCAATTTGAAGGAGCGATAACCGAACGCACCGCTGCGGCGGTGTACGTTATTTCACACCATGCCGTTCACTATGGGCAGTTACCGTTGCCACTCTTTTGTGAAATTGCCCACCGCCATGGTGTGCCGGTCATTGTCGATGCGGCATCGGAATATGATCTGCGCCGTTTCCTGGCTGAAGGTGCAGATATCGTGCTCTATTCCGGGCACAAATTCCTCGGCGGCCCAACTTCAGGCATTGTGGCAGGGCACAAAGATCGGGTTCGTCACGCCTGGCTGCAAAATCGGGGCCTGGCTCGTGGGATGAAAGTCGGCAAAGAGAACATTATTGGCGCGCTTGCCGCACTTGAAGCCTGGGAGAAGCGCGACCATCAGGGAATACGTTTGCGTGAAAAGCAGATTTTGCAATTGTGGGAAAATGGACTGGCCGGGCGAGTGGGTGTCAGTGTTTCGCAAGAAGCCGATCCGACCGACAATCCTCTGGATCGTTGCAAAATAGCGCTTAATCCAGAGCTGGCGCGTATTACGGCCTGGGATTTTGCCGCCGAGCTTGCTGCAGGCTCACCGCCAATCATTGTGCGCGACCACCTGGTCGAGCATGGTTATCTGTATCTTGATCCCTGCAATTTACACCCCGAAGAAGAACATATTGTTTTAAAACGCATCATTGAAGTGCTTGACCAGGCGGCTAACGCACCCACCGCGCGTGTAACAAGCTGGCAGGAAAGGGTAGCCAGTAAACAAAAGGCGCTATTACAATGGCCCGATTAA